The sequence gaaAAGAATAATGAGTTTaattcatttaattaattatagttGTTATTCGACCGCTACAAAAAGGAGAGGAAAAAGCACGTCAAAAAGGTTAAACCAAGTTATCCCAAGCTAGCACACaataaaatgaaaacaaaagtcTTTTTTGCAACCCTTCCAAGAACAATAATTGATATATGTTCCCTCAAACCACTTCTCTCCATTCACATCTGGATCAAGAAATCTCTGATCCATCCATGTCTGATGAAAATAACAATATTATGAATTCTCAGCAAAACAATATTAATCCTAATTTTCACAACTATCCAAACATGGGTGGTTCACATCAAGGGTTTTCGTTTCCCTTCAATATTATTTCTGACCAAACCTGCAGTGATTTCAGCCCTTTTATGCACAGCCAGCTGCCGCTGAAGCATGAGCAAAACCCTAGTCCATTCGATCCCTTCCAAATGACTTTCACAGGCGGCAGCTTGCATGAGTACAACACTATATCGAGCGCTTTCGACTTGTCTTGTTCATCATCTGATCATCATGCAGTTTATAATCATTCTGTGAATATTAATGATTCGTCGAATCAGAATGTTGTTTCTGCTGCCGAAAACCCAGCTTTGTCCACGAATTCTTCGGTGTCGGTTTCTTCATCCGAGGCTGGAGCTGCAGAAGAAGAAGGTTCTTCAAGAAGCAAGATGAAAGATCTGTACCCTAAAGTTTGTGAAGATGGGGATGTCAAGTCCAAAAAAGAGTaggtttttttcatttttttttttaaatgttaatttaatttctaaaataatttttagtttttgCGAACTTGAATTATAGCTTTTACACTAAATAACATCGAGTTGGAAAAAAAGTGGGTTTGTTTGTTTTCCTCTCTTTTTCGGAATTTGGAGCTTGACATTGAAAAGGTTGTCATTAAATGAtgcattattaattattaagtaCTTCCGTGTACATAATTAGATAAACTTAATTATCCTACTTGGATGAATTTAATTAGCTCAATTTCAACGATCAAGAAACCAGGCTAGGGAAGATATATATAGTTTGTTTCCATTTTTCTTGAATTCATAAATATATTCAATTTAAATCCCttgtttttaagaaaaaaatttaattgatcAAATCCCTTTTTACTATATTGCATTTTCCATTGTTTTAACTCGTCATATTCAATATTTCAAGGTAGCTTGAAATGATGATGCTccaaattaaaatatgattgtAAGTAAGGAAAATTAGAGTGTAAATAATGAAAAATGCCACCTCCAGTGCTATTAATTATCTGAGTCTGAGTCAATTATATTAAGGATATATACACAATGACAAAGAAAACTGATCAGATGTTATCCAGCACCAATTTTTCTTGGTTGGTTATTACTAatcatgtaatattttttttaatttggtgCTCATATATAgtatttcttttttaaaaaataaattcatgatcaaCAATTTCTTGTGATATTTTTGCAGCAGCAAAGCGAAAAACAAGAAGGAGAAAAGGCCAAGAGAAGCACGCTATGCCTTCATGACCAAAACCGAGATAGATATACTTGACGATGGATATAGATGGAGAAAATATGGACAAAAAGCCGTAAAAAACAGCCCCTTTCCAAGGTCTTTGTCTAAACAACCAAATGGAATTTTTCTAATTGTGTTATATACACTCATCACAAGTACATACACTGATCAAAACTGTGAATTTATTATAATGCGGGGTTTTCGCATTTCAGGAGTTACTACAGATGCACAAGCAAAAAATGCGGCGTTAAGAAACGCGTAGAGAGATCATATGAGGATCCTTTGGTGGTGATCACAACCTATGAGGGCCAACACAACCATCACAGCCCCGACACTCTCCGTGGCAACGCTATCGTCGCTATGTTGCCGCATTCTATATTATCTCCGCCACTTCCTCCAAGCTTCACTCATGGCTTCAATATTTCTCCCACCAATAATATGATCCATTACCAAAACCAACAAGTCCCCAACTATTACGCGCATTTGATGTACCCACAACACCAACCGCAGCCGCCGCCTGATCAAGTTCCTGACGATCGATACCACCCATTTTCTGACAAGGGATTTCAGCTCTAGTTCATAAACCTCGTCCTTGAATGGTTATCATTAAAGCCAACTATTTTCGGGGTATGTATCTTACAAAAATATCgttcttgaattaatttgagACTAGCTAGATTATCGCATATGAATTAAGCACTCATATCTGAATGCAATATAATTTTCGCTATATATATTCAACAGGGATTAATTGTATAGTTCAAGATTTCAAGGTAAGAAGCTCTATGATTGATCAAATTAAGGAGGAGGACTTTATTAGGTTTCAGATATAGGTTAGCCATCTAAACAAGAAACGATATTTTTTGAATTGCCAGAATTTGATGATCAAGTTTGATACAGCAGGTACGTAGTAATTCAATTACTTGACTCAAAATtgctattatttttattataatatgttTTTAGGATGCTtggaaattaatatatattacaaCAACCTTATCTAAAACTAAAAGGTTATTGTTGGAGCTAGTTGGAGAAATCTAAAATTTATCATCTCCAACAAATGAATATTTCTCTCAGTCAAGTAATATTCAATGTTAATTTTCTTAAATGCAGTGTGTACAGATTTTCATTTCGTTTTTTAAGGATTCCGTATGAATATATATAAGTTTTTCAACATTTTGCAGCACTTTTATTGCAGCATGTATGTTTCTTTTCAGGCTAGATAAGACCTGGGACAAGAGAAGTATCTATCTCTACATTTACATTTCATTAgtgaataaaaataaagaacatatatataaaaaatatatttaaaaaaatgttatatGTACACATATAACATACAATTGGTTACACGTTGTCAttgaaattacaaaaatatttaactaaAGAGATGTTTTCATTTGTGCATTTTGGGATAATTCTGTAATTTCAAAAGCGGTGTGTATTTGTGAGTATAATATAACCAAATGTGTACGTGTACATAACTACAAAATATATGGCAGAAATAGTATTTTAATCACAACTTTCCAATTGCTTTGTGacgaataaaaatatataattatttacaaAACAGTTATTTtatatgattgattgattaaAACCTCCACCAAATTAATTACGGGCAAAAAATTTGTAAGAACCCTATTCTTGTCACGGCTTCTGCATTATTTGATTAAATTAATGCCgtgtatatgtattttaatttatatatattgacAAGTGGAATCATAATTATGGTGAAACTGATCTCTATATATTCCTTCTGCCTCATTCTTtcactatatatataaaataatatatagaatTTTGGTAAAAGAACACTGGCAAATATAATGCAAGAAAGAGCTAGCATGACATTGTTGACCTTAGTTTCTGCAAATAATCAATTGGtaagaaagcatatatacataCGTGTTGTATTGATATCTCTTCATTAAGGAGCACTGTTGACAATATATAGCTAGGTAGGTTTTGTTTGGTTTAATGGAAAGCGACTTTTAAATATTgagatttatattttatatatcatgaaatataaattgaccataattcatatttttataaattaataattaataatatacgAGTGGAGGAGAAATACATTACACGTTTATATACATGAAATTTTTATATAGACAGAGAAGTAAGCAAAGGGATAGttccgatttttttttaaaaaaatattaactgCGCCTACAAATTAGGCAGGTTCGTGCTTCATGCATGCTTGAATGAGTGAATAAAGTGAgtcaaattataaaatattcaaTAATTAATCAAGAGTGCTTTCCGattgtattttcaattatttatttaatcgtCCTTTTATCCTCTCATAAAATGATTGGAAAGCTACGTTACTCTCTTCCAAAGATTGGTGGGTCAACttatcaaaaatatatatattgttggtCATAAAATAAAGCCCATCAGATCAATTCCAAATTTTGTTGAATGACAATAACAAGAGCAATATGATTATAAAAGTATATCAAAATGTACTCAttataaaacttaaaataaatgtGGAAAAATTTGGACTCAATCAATCATACTAAGTATAGGACAATGTCTTCTAAGCATGACGAGCTCATGTGCACAAATTAAAGAGATGATTCTTCTCACGATCATCTCATCTTCTATCCATACATAATATAATGCTTAAAAATGGTGTTATTTAGATTCAAGTTTATGTAGAGTTatgcttaaaatattcatgtgTAACgtgttatattaaaatttatctacTATATTACACACACAACACGTGCACGTTAATATGAAGAATTGGTAATGATTAGTGTATTGATTTGATGATAGACTAAAGAGGGAATCCAATTAAAATTGATGGTACTGAAATCTAATAAATGGGCCACATCTTTTTGAAAGTGGGCCAGAAAAGGGCGATGGTTGGAGTTCATCTATAGTCCACATCAAAACCAAATTGAGATTGAAATTGGAGAGGCCCACGTTGATTGATTTGAGATAAAAGGCAGCTCAGCTCTACTGGCCATCCTACGAAACTTGTTCATTGCACCTATTCCATTTCAAGATTATCATCACAAATTCCATTTTTTCTCAATTTCATGGCATGGGACCTTTCCATCCAAGATTTGACATCTTATTCGTCTTTTAATACAGACATTCCATTATTCACGATACTCCTTACAGCCGGATCTACACTACATATATTAATTCTTTTCAGTtacattaataatatatattaaattaaacgACTATATATTATTCAAAACAACTCCATTTGGATTGGAACATTTGCTTCAGATTAGGAAACCATGGATTTCATACGATTCCATGGGGTAAGAATTTGAAAACCATGAttgggtttttttaaaaaaagtaaatgAGAATGATAAATGATTTCTAATCCCTACGTTTAGAAATTAAAACAAACTTTTGATTTTgttaatgttttatttttttatttttttgagctAGGGGAGGAGATTTTTGTTATAATTGGTTCTCGAACTCGAGATGGTCTGGCGAATATATATGCACGACATGATGAGGCGGCCGACGATCCATATTTgcagtaaaaaataatattttcatgagtCCGAACaaatgaaagatttttctcacaAAGATAATAAGTGAGATAGTCTTACACGAATTTATTTATTCAGATAAAATCCACGATCACAAAAACTGAGACGGTTTATAGATTAATATTTGAGACGGATCTAACATTTGGGtctcaaaaaaaatattgtttttttattaaaaatatgacACGAATAATTTAATATGTGAGACTGTCACCCAAAACCTACTATTTGACCATTTGTTCTATTGGCATGTGAAAATCGAATTCATGAACAAAGAATGTAAACCAATCCTTGCGGAGTTGCcgtgaattattattattattattattattattattattattattattattattattattattattacggatgcatatattattattattattattattattattattattattattattattattattattattattattattattattattattattattattactactaCTACGGACGCATATATATTAGTTGTGCGGACAAAAGGAAACTTTCTATAATAAATTTCTTATACCAAATTTAAATTGTAAAACCAAGAGGCCATTTTGTCAAAATCTTATAATATTGTCCCCAAACATCTTTGTGATTTAATGAAATAATTGGATGATtgtgatataatttttttaaaaagacgaTTATATcctcaaatcaaaattttaaagtagattaaatttgtattttaaaagataaaattttcGGTATTTTTTTGGCATAAACGCCCTTGTAGATTCGAGGAAGTAATTATTTTTTCATCACGATAAAAATTTGATTAGAAAATTATGGTGTTACATTGTGTTTACTTATGAGGAAAAGAATGTGTAGGGATGATTTGTATtgtgataattaaaataattgaataGGATATACCGTGATTGTGGATAAATAATAAcatgattaatttatttttaattgatgAAGATCGTGATTAGAATTTAGAATTGTGATTAAAAAATCACTAGTTTTTAAATACGATTACGATAGAAGGTAATGGATTAATTAAGGgtttattatgagatttttttttatttttctttctatttATAAATCATAGATTGTTTATCCTTTACTTTAATCAAATGAAGGAttaaaaataattctcaaatccaATTATTAACGAGTATCGgtgttttagattttttttttaaaaaaaaattgtaagtcTATACTGTATAAATTGGATAAATAGCAATATTAAACTGAAATTTGATGGTTGATTATttcttaattgattttttttttcattttaataaGAACAAAAGTGGTATGAAAATATGCATAATAGTATGCTCCATATGttcaatatttttcttaactttagAATATGTATAGTTGTATAgtgttttttattaaaaaaatctcaaac comes from Henckelia pumila isolate YLH828 chromosome 4, ASM3356847v2, whole genome shotgun sequence and encodes:
- the LOC140866029 gene encoding uncharacterized protein isoform X2 yields the protein MFPQTTSLHSHLDQEISDPSMSDENNNIMNSQQNNINPNFHNYPNMGGSHQGFSFPFNIISDQTCSDFSPFMHSQLPLKHEQNPSPFDPFQMTFTGGSLHEYNTISSAFDLSCSSSDHHAVYNHSVNINDSSNQNVVSAAENPALSTNSSVSVSSSEAGAAEEEGSSRSKMKDLYPKVCEDGDVKSKKDKAKNKKEKRPREARYAFMTKTEIDILDDGYRWRKYGQKAVKNSPFPRSYYRCTSKKCGVKKRVERSYEDPLVVITTYEGQHNHHSPDTLRGNAIVAMLPHSILSPPLPPSFTHGFNISPTNNMIHYQNQQVPNYYAHLMYPQHQPQPPPDQVPDDRYHPFSDKGFQL
- the LOC140866029 gene encoding uncharacterized protein isoform X1 encodes the protein MFPQTTSLHSHLDQEISDPSMSDENNNIMNSQQNNINPNFHNYPNMGGSHQGFSFPFNIISDQTCSDFSPFMHSQLPLKHEQNPSPFDPFQMTFTGGSLHEYNTISSAFDLSCSSSDHHAVYNHSVNINDSSNQNVVSAAENPALSTNSSVSVSSSEAGAAEEEGSSRSKMKDLYPKVCEDGDVKSKKDSKAKNKKEKRPREARYAFMTKTEIDILDDGYRWRKYGQKAVKNSPFPRSYYRCTSKKCGVKKRVERSYEDPLVVITTYEGQHNHHSPDTLRGNAIVAMLPHSILSPPLPPSFTHGFNISPTNNMIHYQNQQVPNYYAHLMYPQHQPQPPPDQVPDDRYHPFSDKGFQL